A genomic stretch from Sphaerodactylus townsendi isolate TG3544 linkage group LG15, MPM_Stown_v2.3, whole genome shotgun sequence includes:
- the LOC125444188 gene encoding olfactory receptor 2AP1-like translates to MHGDQLEEPCEDWLFTIMWRNETKITTFILLGFGDLHELQIPLFLLFLAIYIVAITGNILIFVLVIFDQHLHTPMYFFLGNLSFLEACYTSNIFPRLLLALLTGDRMISVNSCLAQWYLCSSLVATECCLLCGMSYDRYLAICKPLHYATVMNIQTCILLKVASWINGFAVFSILLLLLLKLPFCGPNEIDHYFCDYFALLKSSCSDVSFMKMLSYFVAAIFTLPPFLLTLASYVYIIAAILKIPSTTGRQKAFSTCSSHLIVISVFYGSLMIVYMFPKTEGKQDVGKFSSLLYIVLPPLINPFIYSLRNKEVKEALQNMIRRIVNSKPYP, encoded by the exons ATGCATGGTGATCAGCTGGAG gaaccttgtgag GACTGGCTATTTACCATAATGTGGAGAAATGAGACAAAGATAACCACATTCATCCTTCTGGGATTTGGAGACTTACATGAATTGCAAATACCACTGTTCCTGTTGTTTCTAGCAATCTACATTGTGGCAATCACTGGAAATATCCTCATATTTGTGCTTGTTATCTTTGATCAGCACCTTCACACTCCCATGTACTTCTTCCTGGGGAACCTATCCTTCTTAGAGGCTTGCTACACCTCCAATATATTCCCAAGATTACTTTTAGCTCTCCTGACTGGGGACAGAATGATTTCTGTCAACAGCTGCTTAGCACAGTGGTATCTCTGCAGTTCCTTGGTAGCTACTGAATGTTGCTTACTCTGTGGGATGTCTTATGACAGGTATTTGGCTATCTGCAAACCACTGCATTATGCAACCGTCATGAACATTCAGACTTGCATCCTCTTAAAAGTCGCATCCTGGATCAATGGATTTGCAGTTTTTTCTATATTACTCCTTTTGCTGTTGAAGTTACCATTTTGTGGCCCCAATGAAATAGACCATTATTTTTGTGACTACTTTGCCCTCCTAAAAAGTTCCTGCAGTGATGTTAGTTTCATGAAAATGTTGAGTtactttgtggcagccattttcacactccctccttttcttctcacgTTAGCATCTTATGTATACATTATAGCTGCCATCTTGAAAATTCCCTCCACTACTGGAAGGCAAAAGGCCTTCTCCACCTGCTCCTCTCATTTAATTGTGATTTCTGTTTTCTATGGGTCTCTAATGATTGTGTATATGTTTCCAAAGACTGAAGGAAAGCAAGATGTGGGCAAATTTTCCTCCCTCTTGTATATAGTGCTGCCCCCTTTGATCAATCCCTTCATCTACAGTCTGAGAAATAAGGAGGTCAAAGAGGCGTTACAAAATATGATTCGGAGGATTGTGAACAGTAAACCTTACCCATAA